One window of Candidatus Mycobacterium wuenschmannii genomic DNA carries:
- a CDS encoding NADH-quinone oxidoreductase subunit G translates to MTQTADTGEKVTEPELVTLTIDDTEVSVPKGTLVIRAAELIGVQIPRFCDHPLLDPVGACRQCLVEIEGQRKPMASCTIPVADDMVVRTQYSSEAADKAQHGVMELLLINHPLDCPMCDKGGECPLQNQAMSNGRADSRFEDVKRTFTKPINISSQVLLDRERCILCARCTRFSEQIAGDPFIDMQERGALQQVGIYANEPFESYFSGNTVQICPVGALTGTSYRFRARPFDLVSSPSVCEHCAGGCAERTDHRRGKVLRRLAGDDPEVNEEWNCDKGRWAFKYAAQGDRITTPLVRGEDGELEPASWPLAVAAALQGLTTAAGGAGVLTGGRLTVEDAYAYSKFARIVLGTNDIDFRARPMSAEETEFLAARVAGKPLTTSYSDLESAPVVLLVGFEPEEEAPIVFLRLRKAARKHGLPVHSVAPLASNGLRKMRGKLIETVPGGEATALDGLAGGELAALLAKPGAVIMVGERLASSPGALSAAARLADSTGARLAWVPRRAGDRGAIEAGALPGLLPGGRPLSDETARAQVAAGWNIAELPSAEARDAEAILAAATDGSLGALLVGGIDPDDFADPDAVLAALDAAGFVVSLELRHSAVTERANVVFPVAPAAEKAGTYVNWEGRQRSFDAALPPSATPDCRVLDTLADEVGIDLGFPTVAAGLAELNRLGSWDGTAPAAPSVTAAAAAKPAAGEAILAGWRMMLDDGRLQDGEPHLAGTARKPVVRLSAATADGLGAADGDEVTVSTARGAITLPLAITEMPDAVAWLPLNSPGSAVHRQLGVTPGAVVKIGASK, encoded by the coding sequence GTGACCCAAACTGCCGACACCGGAGAAAAGGTCACCGAGCCCGAGCTGGTGACGCTGACCATCGACGACACCGAGGTCAGTGTTCCCAAGGGCACGTTGGTGATTCGGGCCGCCGAGCTGATCGGCGTGCAGATCCCGCGGTTCTGCGACCACCCGCTGCTCGACCCGGTCGGCGCGTGCCGGCAGTGCCTGGTCGAAATCGAGGGCCAGCGTAAGCCGATGGCCTCGTGCACGATTCCGGTCGCCGACGACATGGTGGTCCGCACGCAGTACAGCTCCGAGGCCGCCGACAAGGCGCAGCACGGAGTGATGGAACTGCTGCTGATCAACCACCCGCTGGACTGCCCGATGTGCGACAAGGGCGGCGAGTGCCCGCTGCAGAACCAGGCAATGTCCAACGGCCGCGCCGACTCTCGGTTCGAAGACGTCAAACGGACGTTCACCAAGCCGATCAACATCTCCTCGCAGGTGCTGCTCGACCGCGAGCGCTGCATCCTCTGCGCGCGCTGCACCCGATTCTCCGAGCAGATCGCGGGTGACCCGTTCATCGACATGCAGGAGCGCGGCGCGCTGCAGCAGGTCGGCATCTACGCCAATGAGCCGTTCGAGTCGTACTTCTCCGGCAACACCGTGCAGATCTGCCCGGTGGGCGCACTGACCGGGACCTCGTACCGCTTCCGCGCCCGGCCGTTCGACCTGGTCTCCAGCCCGAGCGTGTGCGAGCACTGCGCGGGCGGCTGCGCGGAGCGCACCGACCACCGTCGCGGAAAAGTGTTGCGCCGGTTGGCTGGTGACGACCCCGAGGTCAACGAGGAATGGAACTGCGACAAGGGCCGCTGGGCGTTCAAGTACGCCGCGCAGGGTGACCGCATCACCACGCCCCTGGTCCGCGGCGAGGACGGCGAACTCGAGCCCGCCTCATGGCCGCTTGCCGTCGCCGCGGCACTACAAGGTCTCACCACCGCGGCCGGCGGAGCCGGGGTGCTGACTGGTGGCCGACTGACCGTCGAAGACGCCTACGCCTACTCCAAGTTCGCCCGGATCGTGTTGGGCACCAACGACATCGACTTCCGCGCCCGCCCGATGTCGGCCGAGGAGACGGAGTTCCTGGCGGCCAGGGTGGCCGGAAAGCCGCTCACGACCAGCTACTCCGACTTGGAGTCGGCGCCGGTGGTGCTGCTGGTCGGCTTCGAACCCGAGGAAGAGGCACCGATCGTCTTCCTGCGGCTACGCAAGGCCGCCCGCAAGCACGGCCTACCCGTGCATTCCGTTGCACCATTGGCCAGCAACGGTTTACGGAAGATGCGCGGCAAGCTGATCGAGACCGTCCCCGGCGGCGAAGCCACCGCGCTGGACGGTCTGGCCGGCGGCGAACTCGCTGCGCTACTCGCCAAGCCGGGCGCCGTCATCATGGTCGGCGAGCGACTGGCGTCTTCGCCCGGCGCCCTGTCCGCCGCGGCCCGGCTGGCCGACAGCACGGGTGCTCGACTGGCCTGGGTGCCGCGCCGCGCGGGAGACCGCGGGGCAATCGAAGCCGGCGCCCTGCCGGGACTGCTGCCCGGCGGCCGGCCGTTGAGCGACGAGACGGCCCGCGCACAGGTCGCCGCGGGCTGGAACATCGCCGAACTGCCGTCTGCCGAGGCTCGCGACGCGGAGGCCATCCTGGCCGCCGCGACGGACGGCAGCCTGGGCGCCCTGCTGGTCGGCGGCATCGACCCCGACGACTTCGCCGACCCGGACGCGGTGCTGGCCGCCCTGGATGCCGCCGGTTTCGTGGTGAGCCTGGAACTACGCCACAGCGCGGTGACCGAACGCGCGAACGTCGTCTTCCCGGTCGCCCCGGCCGCGGAGAAGGCGGGCACCTACGTGAACTGGGAGGGCCGCCAGCGCAGCTTCGACGCCGCACTGCCGCCGTCCGCGACCCCGGACTGCCGGGTGCTCGACACCCTGGCCGACGAGGTCGGAATCGACCTCGGATTCCCCACTGTGGCAGCCGGTTTGGCCGAGCTCAACCGGTTGGGCAGCTGGGACGGCACGGCTCCGGCCGCGCCGAGCGTCACTGCTGCGGCGGCCGCGAAACCCGCTGCGGGCGAGGCGATCCTGGCCGGCTGGCGGATGATGCTCGACGACGGGCGGTTGCAGGACGGCGAGCCGCACCTGGCCGGCACCGCACGCAAGCCGGTGGTGCGGTTGTCGGCCGCCACGGCGGACGGTCTCGGCGCCGCCGACGGCGACGAGGTCACCGTCAGCACCGCGCGCGGTGCGATCACCCTGCCGCTGGCCATCACCGAGATGCCCGACGCCGTCGCATGGTTGCCACTGAACTCGCCGGGTTCGGCGGTGCACCGGCAACTGGGCGTGACGCCCGGCGCGGTCGTAAAAATTGGAGCGAGCAAGTGA